The following proteins come from a genomic window of Miscanthus floridulus cultivar M001 chromosome 2, ASM1932011v1, whole genome shotgun sequence:
- the LOC136538188 gene encoding mitogen-activated protein kinase kinase 9-like: MATARERRLPQLNLTLDIPSCSSRYPALAPIAAPKPSTSVARHSDFRPSDFERLAILGRGNGGTVYKVSHRGTSALYALKVLHGAEPAAVAEADIACRVDSPYIVRCHSVLPTASDDVSLLLELMEGGSLDSLVVGHGGLPEGAVAEVAAQVLSGLAYLRSRRVVHRDIKPANILVSRAGQVKLADFGIASVVSRAGEHCAAYEGTPAYMSPERFDTERLQDGHADRADPYAADVWSLGVTVMELVTGRYPMLPPGQTPSWPALMWAVCFGEPPALPDGVASPELRGFVATCLQKDHRKRATAVELLAHPFVAGRDVASSRRALREIIQLRCS; the protein is encoded by the coding sequence ATGGCAACGGCAAGAGAGAGAAGGCTGCCACAGCTAAACCTCACGCTCGACATACCCTCGTGCTCCTCTCGATACCCTGCCTTGGCACCCATCGCTGCGCCGAAGCCGTCCACGTCCGTGGCACGGCACAGTGACTTCCGCCCGTCTGATTTCGAGAGGCTCGCCATCCTGGGCCGTGGCAACGGCGGCACCGTATACAAGGTCTCTCACCGCGGCACGTCGGCGCTCTACGCGTTAAAGGTCCTTCACGGCGCCGAACCCGCCGCGGTTGCCGAGGCGGACATCGCGTGCCGCGTCGACTCGCCGTACATCGTCCGATGCCATTCGGTCCTCCCAACGGCCTCCGATGACGTCTCGCTCCTTCTCGAGCTGATGGAAGGCGGCTCGCTAGACTCGCTCGTCGTCGGTCACGGAGGCCTGCCGGAGGGAGCGGTGGCGGAGGTAGCGGCGCAGGTGCTGTCCGGGCTCGCCTACCTCCGCTCCCGCCGCGTCGTTCACCGGGACATCAAGCCGGCGAACATCCTCGTCAGCAGAGCCGGGCAGGTCAAGCTCGCGGACTTCGGCATCGCCAGTGTCGTCTCCCGAGCCGGCGAACACTGCGCCGCCTACGAGGGCACGCCCGCGTACATGAGCCCCGAGCGCTTCGACACGGAGCGGCTGCAGGACGGCCACGCGGACCGAGCTGACCCCTATGCCGCCGACGTGTGGAGCCTCGGGGTGACCGTCATGGAGCTCGTCACGGGGCGGTACCCGATGCTTCCGCCAGGGCAGACGCCGAGCTGGCCTGCTCTCATGTGGGCCGTCTGCTTCGGCGAGCCACCTGCCCTGCCGGACGGCGTGGCGTCGCCGGAGCTCAGGGGTTTCGTGGCCACGTGCTTGCAGAAGGACCACCGTAAGAGGGCGACTGCCGTGGAGCTTCTCGCGCACCCTTTCGTCGCCGGGAGGGACGTGGCGTCGTCGAGGCGTGCCCTCCGCGAGATCATTCAGCTGCGGTGTTCATAA
- the LOC136538189 gene encoding mitogen-activated protein kinase kinase 9-like, translating to MALTVRERRLPQLHISLDVPSCTFRHPNPNTQPAASTSASRASGEFRFSDFDRLDLLGRGNGGTVYKVAHRRTSALYALKVLHRGDPGAASEVDALRRADSSPHVVRCHSVLPAASPGDVALLLELVDGGSLDAVAARGGAAFPEAALAEVAAQALAGLAHLHARSVVHRDVKPANLLVSADGEVKIADFGIAKVLSRAGDHCAAYEGTAAYMSPERFDTERHGHADPCAADVWSLGVTVLELLMGRYPLLPAGQKPSWAALMCAICFVELPSLPDGAASPELRAFVAACLQKDYTKRASVAQLLAHPFVARRDVAASKDALRRLVAGA from the coding sequence ATGGCTCTGACGGTCAGAGAGAGGAGGCTTCCGCAGCTGCACATCTCGCTCGACGTCCCCTCGTGCACCTTCCGGCACCCCAACCCCAACACGCAGCCGGCGGCCTCGACGTCCGCGTCGCGAGCCAGCGGCGAGTTCCGGTTCTCGGACTTCGACAGGCTCGACTTGCTGGGGCGCGGGAACGGGGGCACGGTGTACAAGGTTGCGCACCGCCGGACGTCGGCGCTGTACGCGCTCAAGGTGCTCCACCGCGGCGACCCCGGGGCCGCGTCGGAGGTGGACGCCCTGCGGCGCGCCGACAGCTCGCCGCACGTCGTGCGGTGCCACTCCGTGCTCCCCGCGGCGTCCCCCGGCGACGTCGCGCTCCTGCTCGAGCTCGTGGACGGCGGCTCGCTGGACGCCGTCGCGGCCCGGGGCGGCGCGGCGTTCCCCGAGGCCGCGCTCGCCGAGGTCGCCGCGCAGGCGCTGGCCGGCCTCGCGCACCTCCACGCGCGCAGCGTCGTCCACCGCGACGTCAAGCCGGCGAACCTCCTCGTCAGCGCCGACGGGGAGGTCAAGATCGCCGATTTCGGCATCGCCAAGGTCCTCTCGCGCGCCGGCGACCACTGCGCCGCCTACGAGGGCACCGCCGCGTACATGAGCCCCGAGCGGTTCGACACGGAGCGCCACGGACACGCCGACCCCTGCGCGGCCGACGTGTGGAGCCTGGGCGTCACCGTTCTGGAGCTCCTCATGGGACGGTACCCGCTGCTCCCCGCGGGGCAAAAGCCCAGCTGGGCGGCGCTCATGTGCGCCATCTGCTTCGTCGAGCTGCCGTCGCTGCCGGACGGCGCAGCGTCGCCGGAGCTCCGTGCGTTCGTCGCCGCTTGCCTACAGAAGGACTACACCAAGCGGGCGTCTGTGGCGCAGCTTCTCGCGCACCCGTTCGTCGCCAGAAGAGACGTCGCGGCCTCCAAAGACGCGCTCCGGCGACTGGTGGCCGGAGCCTGA
- the LOC136538190 gene encoding exportin-2-like translates to MEVAPETLDTLAGWLAQSLSPDAAARRAAEKSIDSAASSPGFALAILALAASPRHDLQARLAASVQFKNLLRSRWPKPDADAADHLPASDCAIIKTHLLQLILTAPPLIQAQLSEALAAAAASDFPARWESLLPSIVSSFGTAVNAGDIAATNSLLAAVVSLFSRFRNAFDNNALRLDLKYCLDIFAAPLLEVFLFASRRLQAAATTANPLELRPVFECLRLCCEIFYSLNSIDLPEFFEDNMGQWMTEFRAFLTTSYSPPVEADGAPDALRAAVCDNLQLYMEKYEEEFRGYLKEFVEAVWGLLMAQTTSPPRAQLAVTAIRFLTTVAESVHHALFGSPEAMKQICDSVVVPNLRLWDEDEELFEGNWVEYVRRDSEGSDADTLRRAACRLLRGLAANYREQVAALVSAQIQQMLAAYAANRANNWKEKDAAIYLVIALMQKPGATGGGTPVVDMESFFTSVIVPELQAPDWQSEPMLKATVLRFLKEFRDQIPKATALALLPSVVRFLTHESNVVHSYAATFIENLLIIKDSVPVPGLTTVTRSPRYVAADINPFAPQIIQNLSTALGFPDSYENPYLMKCLMRVLGIANIGGQIVHEITARLVGILMEVCNNPKNPDFNHYLFEALAAVIGRTGEQDPALLPAFEASLFPVLQRILVEDISEFWPYAFQIFAQLVNLSRPPLSQNYMQLFGVLLSNATWDRPPCVPALVRLLRAFLRKIPNELNQEGRLPNILAISRSLLSRSSTEDSAFYMLNTIVENVGFDILNPYISEIWSALFSRLQTRQAVKFVNSLVVFMSLVLVKYGSSVLVSSVDAIQPNLFTQILQRFWIPNLKLIKGALEVKLTAVASTKLLCESAVLLDAAAAQSWGKLLDSIVSLLSRTNQDGAQQEQNDGTDAVDIQKTSSYSVSFVRLQYAGKSEDDLLKEVNDTKQFVVTSLATLSAQFPGRFGPVIEQHVDPANKSVLLQLCAAYNANIV, encoded by the exons ATGGAGGTGGCGCCGGAGACGCTCGACACCCTCGCGGGCTGGTTGGCGCAGTCGCTCTCACCCGAcgccgccgcgcgccgcgccgccgagAAGAGCATCGACTCCGCCGCCTCTTCCCCGGGCTTCGCGCTAGCGATCCTCGCCCTCGCGGCCTCTCCGCGCCACGACCTCCAGGCCCGCCTCGCCGCCTCCGTCCAGTTCAAGAACCTGCTCCGCAGCCGGTGGCCCAaacccgacgccgacgccgccgaccacctcccCGCCTCCGACTGCGCCATCATCAAGACGCACCTCCTCCAGCTCATCCTCACCGCCCCGCCCCTCATCCAGGCGCAGCTCTCCgaggccctcgccgccgccgcggcctccgATTTCCCCGCCAGGTGGGAGTCGCTCCTCCCGTCCATCGTGTCCTCCTTCGGCACTGCCGTCAACGCGGGGGACATCGCCGCTACTAACTCTCTCCTCGCCGCCGTCGTGTCGCTCTTCTCCCGCTTCCGCAACGCATTCGACAATAATGCCCTCCGCCTCGACCTCAAGTACTGCCTTGACATCTTTGCCGCCCCACTCCTCGAGGTCTTCCTCTTCGCCTCCCGCCGCCTTCAGGCCGCAGCCACCACGGCCAACCCGCTCGAGCTCCGCCCCGTGTTTGAGTGCCTTCGCCTCTGCTGCGAGATCTTCTACTCGCTTAACTCCATCGACCTGCCTGAGTTCTTCGAGGATAACATGGGCCAGTGGATGACAGAGTTCCGAGCTTTCCTCACCACATCCTACTCACCGCCTGTCGAGGCAGATGGTGCCCCGGATGCGCTCCGCGCAGCTGTCTGTGATAACCTGCAGCTTTATATGGAGAAGTACGAGGAGGAGTTTAGGGGGTACCTGAAGGAGTTTGTTGAAGCTGTGTGGGGGCTCCTCATGGCGCAGACCACTTCTCCACCCCGTGCACAGCTTGCCGTTACTGCAATAAGGTTCTTGACTACAGTTGCCGAGAGTGTGCACCATGCCTTATTTGGGAGTCCTGAGGCAATGAAGCAGATATGTGATAGTGTTGTTGTGCCTAATTTGCGCCTgtgggatgaggatgaggagttgTTTGAGGGCAATTGGGTGGAATATGTTAGGCGTGACTCTGAGGGTAGCGATGCAGATACACTCAGACGGGCAGCGTGCCGGCTGCTGCGAGGCCTTGCAGCGAACTACCGGGAGCAGGTGGCTGCACTTGTGTCAGCACAGATCCAGCAGATGTTGGCTGCATATGCTGCTAATCGGGCAAACAACTGGAAGGAGAAGGATGCTGCAATATACCTTGTTATTGCTCTTATGCAGAAGCCTGGTGCCACAGGTGGTGGTACACCCGTGGTTGATATGGAGAGCTTCTTTACATCTGTGATTGTGCCTGAGCTCCAGGCCCCTGATTGGCAGTCTGAGCCAATGTTGAAGGCAACTGTGCTCAGGTTCTTGAAGGAGTTCAGGGATCAGATCCCCAAAGCCACTGCACTGGCACTCCTACCAAGTGTGGTGAGGTTTCTGACACATGAGTCCAATGTTGTTCATTCATATGCTGCAACTTTTATCGAGAACCTGCTGATCATCAAGGATTCTGTCCCGGTACCAGGGTTGACCACAGTGACCAG GTCTCCACGTTATGTTGCTGCTGATATCAATCCTTTTGCCCCACAGATCATTCAGAACCTGTCCACAGCACTAGGTTTCCCTGATTCATACGAGAACCCCTACCTGATGAAGTGCCTGATGCGGGTGCTTGGGATTGCTAATATAGGTGGTCAAATTGTTCATGAGATCACTGCTCGACTTGTGGGTATTCTCATGGAAGTGTGCAATAACCCCAAGAACCCTGACTTCAACCACTACTTGTTTGAGGCTCTGGCAGCAGTTATTGGCCGGACTGGTGAGCAGGACCCAGCACTACTCCCTGCTTTTGAGGCCAGCCTCTTCCCAGTGCTCCAGAGGATATTGGTTGAAGACATCTCAGAGTTCTGGCCATATGCTTTTCAGATATTTGCACAACTCGTCAATTTGAGCAGACCACCTCTCTCGCAGAATTACATGCAGCTATTTGGTGTCCTTCTCAGTAATGCCACTTGGGACCGACCACCATGTGTTCCTGCCTTGGTTCGCTTGCTGCGAGCATTCCTTAGGAAAATTCCAAATGAGCTAAACCAAGAGGGCAGGCTTCCAAATATCTTGGCAATATCCCGTAGTCTCCTCTCACGCAGCAGcactgaagattctgcattctaCATGCTGAACACAATAGTGGAAAATGTTGGTTTTGACATTCTGAACCCATATATAAGTGAGATATGGAGTGCTTTGTTTTCTCGGCTACAGACTAGACAGGCAGTGAAATTTGTGAACTCTCTTGTGGTTTTCATGTCACTAGTGCTGGTCAAATATGGATCAAGTGTTCTTGTCAGTTCCGTTGATGCAATTCAGCCAAATCTTTTCACCCAAATCCTTCAGCGATTTTGGATTCCCAACCTCAAATTGATCAAAGGTGCTCTTGAAGTTAAGTTGACAGCAGTTGCTTCGACAAAGTTGCTTTGTGAGTCTGCGGTGCTGTTGGATGCTGCTGCAGCCCAGTCGTGGGGTAAATTACTTGACAGTATTGTCTCACTGTTGTCCAGAACGAATCAAGATGGGGCACAACAAGAGCAAAATGATGGTACTGATGCAGTGGATATTCAGAAGACATCAAGTTATTCTGTCTCATTTGTACGGCTTCAATATGCTGGAAAGAGTGAAGATGACCTTTTGAAAGAAGTAAATGATACAAAACAGTTTGTGGTCACATCCTTGGCCACACTTTCTGCCCAGTTTCCTGGGAGGTTTGGTCCTGTCATTGAGCAGCATGTGGACCCAGCGAACAAAAGTGTGCTTCTTCAACTTTGTGCAGCCTACAATGCCAACATTGTCTAG